Within Spinacia oleracea cultivar Varoflay chromosome 4, BTI_SOV_V1, whole genome shotgun sequence, the genomic segment GAGATTTTACGTGTGAATATACAACATGCGAAAAAAAATGGTCGGAAAACAAAATATGTGTTCGGAAAATTGACTTTCTcctctcaatttttttttttttgactttcTCACAAAAAATAGGAATTAAGGTGCCGTTTTTAATACTTTTGTGAAATCAAGGTAAAAAAAATCCAATAAAGTATTAGACACAAAAAAACAAGTTACTTGTTGACAACTTTGTAAATAGTTTTTGTACATCGTGAATCATTCACTGTATAGAATCGCAGATAACGTCTCTTGCCTCCTGCTACAGATGAACTAGTATGACAAGAACCATGAACATGTTTGTCagctttgaattgaatttatggATTTTGGCATTGGGTGATAATATACACTGAATGCCATATCAGTTAATTTACAGAATTAGAATAAAATCCTACAAAAATAAGGATAGTTCAGGAGCTGGAGTGAAAGAAAACATGCTAAGGTCAAAGTGTTCAAAGAGGGAGGATAACAGACGGCCACCGTCTGTCTCTTCTTTCCAGGCCAGAGCAAGTGTTTGAGATTGAACATCTGTTTTATCCCTTCTACCACTGCTTCCTGGGATGTTTTCAGAGCAAAGGCCACCATCAGATCCACCAACGGCAACCCCTTGCATGGAGTTCACCGCCACCACTCCCATTGCACCCGCCACCACTCCCATTGCACCATTCGTCGATAATTTCTTCAGTGGTGGTTGTTGTAGCATGTTGTCCATGCTAGCCTTTCTCTTGCCTGGAAAGACAAATCATGAGGCATATGCAAATAAATCAGAGTTGACAGCTTCACCACTATGAGGCATATGCCTAAGTAGCCTAACCACTAAACCAACCAGAAAGAAACATAAGGAAAGGAAAGACTAAAACGCTTACCCGGTTGCATGGTCACAATATTTTTACAGGGCTTCAAGAAAGGTCTTGCCAACGGAAGCGGTAAACTTGGAAATTTTTTCAGCTGATCATGCATGCATTTACCAGCAGCAAACTAGAACATTTGTCATTACGTCAGTTTAAAACAAAGTAAAGGAACACAATAAAACTAGAAATTTGGTAATAAATAAAAGCTCACCAATAAGGCCCCATAAACCCGCCAAGCTTCCTGCCTTTTAAACTCGTTCTTTTGCCCTTCTAGTTGCATTTCTGGCCCCAAAAGTTGCATATATGGTTCTAGATTTGGGAGAATGAGCATACGAACCTGAAGTCAAGAAACATCAGTCAAGCTTCTACATAATATCATAAGACAGCTATCAAATAaataacaagaaagaacaaccACAAGTGCTGATATAGTAAGATGAACCCAAAACAATCTGAGAAATGTCACCGAAACTTTGCTGAAGAAAACAATTTCATAGAATTTCCACTAAATTTACTTTTGGTATAATAAATTCACTAACAGCACAAAAATACTAAAGTGctacttcattttttttttccttcgaACTCTGGCTATTAAACATACCACACTAGGTCCAAGGGCAGCAAGTCCTTGAATAGCACCATAATGTTGAGGCAGGGCTTTTTTTGGATCCAAAAAAGCATGGAGCAGTGTCCTGGTAATTCGCGGCTGGAGATTGTGATAAACATGCCCAAATCTGTAAATGGTTTTTTACTAATTAGATAGACAGTCAAGAGCACAACAACATAACAGCATATGATTTGAAAACAAACTGTAGAATTGCATTATTCGGTGATCCCAGTTAATAATATGTACGGTAGCTGCATAAAATAAGTCCAACTTCAATAGTAGACCAGGACCAAAAACAGCATAGTactttagcaaaaaaaaaaatatcgagTCAGCTATCCACAATGCAGATCATACCTTTGACATATTCTGGCAACTAGATTTGCACTAAGGTCTCTCAGCTCCCAATGGTTGTCAGAATATCTGTTTCCTAACCTCTTCGCTACCAGACAAGTAATGACAGAAGGCATGAGCTGGTGCACCTGAAAATACACCATTGAGCACCTTTTAGATGCAAAAAACAGAGAGCATTCACAtgataagaaaaaaaatcagcaaGTCTTAGGCCCAAACAAGATAGGATAATAAACAAGTCAAACAAATGCCACGTTGACATTGTCTCAGGTCAACACATGTGCCGAACTGTCGAAGAAATAACATTCATTCACAAGATATAAGTAAAGTCAACCAAATGCCAGTTGTAAAACCTAAATTTGGGAATTGGGACATAAGAAACTTAAACAGCTTACTGATGAGAGTAGATTCAGTGAGTAAAACATTCTAGCAAATGGAGAGAAAGTAAACTGATAACCGATAAACCCACCACATAGGAGAATAAAATGAAGTTGGACTGAACTTACATAAGGCTCTATATGTATATGTGGGTTTTGGAGAAGACTCCAAACAAGACGCGTCAATCCAGATAGGAGACTTAACTTATTCAAATTCCGAGAAACCTGTAGACAATGAAGAACGTCGATATATAGAAAagtacatataaaatatatgcATTCCCAGTATAAATTAGATCAAAGATAGAAGACACATAAGACTATCATAAATTTACCTCACCAGCAATGAAGCATGTGAAGTAAGGTAACAGAGGATGAAGTCCTGAATTAGTTGCCAAGTTCCGCAAAGCTTCTTTAAAGAGGACAGTGTCAGACTTGCGTGTAGTGACCTcaataattttgtcaaaataaagCTACATGCAGAATGGATGTAAGGCGTAAGGTCAATGTAAGGAAAATCATGGTTCATTGAAGGATAAGGGGAAAAGACAGTAAAGATAAACCTGAAGCTCTCGAGATAAGACATGTTTGACTGGTAGCTTAATGTCAATAGGGATTCCTTCTTCTTTATACTCTAATTTATTGCTATCAGATGAAGCCATAAGAGCTgtaaaagaaatagaaatttaGCATCAATAACCCTAATACCTTGAACATTGATGCATATATTGCAAAACCAATCACTAAGCAGTAAACACCATGCAAAGTCAAGGTTCGATTTTGATACTTTCAATTGGAGGATTCTCGGGAATGGCAGGCTGTACCCCTTCTATGGCTAGCCAATGCACCGAAACGGAGGTATCCAAGGGCGCTCTTGGCACTGGTGCTTCAGTAACCTACATCAATTAGGTTGGGTTATGGGATAGAAATAATATGACGATTGATTAGAACAGCTGCAAATCTTCTCCACTATAGACGACTAAGACCTTACATTTTTCAAATCTAGATCAAGGTCATTAACATAGAACAAATCCTTCTGTCCAGCAGCTCTCTTGAAACGCAAAGGATCATTTGAGGCAAAACCATAGATTGGCTGATGCACAGAAACAAGAATCATTATATATGATATTGAGATTATGAGAAACAAAAGAGTAATATAAGGCCACTGAACCAGCATTAACACATAAAACAGAATAAGCCATAACACCAATATTTTCCCCACTCCCCTATATAGTTCCCCACTTTGAGTAATGCGAGTTGGGACTGTGGGTCATATATGCACAGCCTCACTTGAGGGGAAAAAAACACAAGGGTTGTTTCCAAATGCCCCTTGATTCAAAATACAGCCATTTGCTACTGCATAAAAATAAACGGTGCTGACTGTTTAAACCACGTCTATTGTaataaagaataaataaaaaagaatcaaaGGGGAGTGGATCTTTGGCTCCATTGGAATAACATGCAAATATTGATGGGGTAGCCAAATCACTTGTGTTTGAAAGAAACCAGCTTGAGTTCTTTACTGTGAGTCTGTGGCATTAAGAAACCTTTTATCGTAGTAGCATATagaaatactacctccgttccttaatgttctttacgcttactatttgcactgACTCCAATGAAATATTTAACGACTTGTATTTCCATttccgtatgtgaaaaaattataaaaatttgatattttgaaaatacataacgagaccaatctaacacgatcttacatgataacattttgatgtatataacagtgagaatccacggtcaaagttttcatactttggacacattttcaaagcgtaaagaacattaaggaacagaGGTAGTATAGTTTAACGCTTACCTCTACATTTCTCAACTTGAGGGCAGCATCGACATCATCTGCTGTTAAAATTGTGCGCTTTGAGTGTCGCATGCATTTGATCGCCTCCTataaaattagaaatcttaactTAAGTTTCTTTTCAGCTTACATCCCACAGCATTGTATATGTGAAAGATATTCGTATATATCAAAGAATGAAAGACAAGCATCTATCCAAAGAAGCAAATTAAGCAAGATCACAGGGGGCTTCTAAATCAAGCTACTTTAAGTCTACTAGGAATTAAAACCTATTCAGCACCAAAAAttaccataaaaaaaaaaactagtacTTTTAAAACTTATCCACAAAGAAAAGCATGTCAAATTAGACTTTCATAAAATTTCCAAACAAAAACTTGATCAAAATTCAGACTTCAAATTTTTGATGTTGTGATCACATAAAAATATAAACTTTACAGCTCAATAGCTATCAGATCATCAGCAGCACCAAACCTATTAATTGAGTAAAACTAATCTAATCCTTTAAGCTTCCTAATCCTCAGTTAAACAAACTCCACCATCCCTCACTCAAATTAACCTCAATCACATTGTTGTAGACACGGACACCCATCCCAGCCATCTGATTCGACATCCTCGGATCACTTGAGCCACTGAGACCTTACACTTGAACCACTGAGACCTTAAACTTGAACCACTGAGACCTTACACTTGAACCACTGACATAAGTTTAACCAACTAACAACAAAATCACCACATAAATGTTCCTCAAATTCCACTCATTCACACAGTATAACCCACAATACACCCTCACAAACATAAACACTCCAGAATGAATGCCAACAAGGTTTGTTTATTAAAGTCTTAGTGGGTAGTGTACTAGTGTAATACCAAGACCTCGGATCGAATTCTCGCCTATGCCCATAAAAAAGTAACATTTGCTGACAAACTATCCATAAAAATTTCTAAATTTCATTCAAAATCAACAGTAAACCAAAATTTTCAAAAGGGTACAATTTGCATATAATCTTAtactttaaacaaaaaaaaattaagggtaTAATTAATGTTTACCTGCATAATCTCTCGAACGCGGTATTCGACATCTGGAGCAAGAGCGAGAGCAACATCTGGGGATAAATTATTGATGCCAATGCTCTGAGCAATCACCTCAATCGTCTCCTTTTGTACTATGCTCATCCCTATTTTTTCAATCAAAATAAACAATTTGTGGGTAATTTTTGAAGTAAAAAATGGGAGAAAATTGTAGGGTATGGTCAATGTCGGACTAATTAACTTGCATCACGAAATCCCACTTCAAATTTGCCCCCAAAACTCTCAAATTGC encodes:
- the LOC110791284 gene encoding transcription initiation factor TFIID subunit 6, which translates into the protein MSIVQKETIEVIAQSIGINNLSPDVALALAPDVEYRVREIMQEAIKCMRHSKRTILTADDVDAALKLRNVEPIYGFASNDPLRFKRAAGQKDLFYVNDLDLDLKNVTEAPVPRAPLDTSVSVHWLAIEGVQPAIPENPPIETLMASSDSNKLEYKEEGIPIDIKLPVKHVLSRELQLYFDKIIEVTTRKSDTVLFKEALRNLATNSGLHPLLPYFTCFIAGEVSRNLNKLSLLSGLTRLVWSLLQNPHIHIEPYVHQLMPSVITCLVAKRLGNRYSDNHWELRDLSANLVARICQRFGHVYHNLQPRITRTLLHAFLDPKKALPQHYGAIQGLAALGPSVVRMLILPNLEPYMQLLGPEMQLEGQKNEFKRQEAWRVYGALLFAAGKCMHDQLKKFPSLPLPLARPFLKPCKNIVTMQPGKRKASMDNMLQQPPLKKLSTNGAMGVVAGAMGVVAVNSMQGVAVGGSDGGLCSENIPGSSGRRDKTDVQSQTLALAWKEETDGGRLLSSLFEHFDLSMFSFTPAPELSLFL